The following coding sequences are from one Collimonas arenae window:
- a CDS encoding ABC transporter ATP-binding protein codes for MHQSSSVIPVTANSKAPAIDVQHLSKRVADASGELVILDDINFNVQGGATLAIVGASGSGKSTLLGLLAGLDTPSAGTVRIDGTDIFALDEDGRAGLRKEKLGFVFQSFQLLGHLSALENVMLPLELRGDKDAREKAEAKLERVGLATRLRHYPKYLSGGEQQRVALARAFVTEPPLLFADEPTGSLDAATGDAVIQLMFDLNQERGSTLILVTHDTSIAMQCRQTITIAAGRLLRPGDTGAADPQIFQQAG; via the coding sequence ATGCATCAATCCTCTTCTGTTATTCCTGTAACGGCAAATTCAAAGGCGCCCGCCATTGACGTCCAGCATCTCAGCAAGCGCGTGGCCGACGCCAGCGGCGAACTGGTGATTCTCGATGATATCAATTTTAACGTCCAGGGCGGTGCGACACTGGCAATCGTCGGCGCCTCGGGCTCGGGCAAGTCGACCCTGCTGGGGTTGCTGGCCGGGCTGGATACACCGTCCGCAGGAACGGTGCGTATCGACGGCACTGATATTTTCGCGCTGGATGAAGATGGCCGGGCGGGATTGCGCAAGGAGAAGCTTGGCTTTGTATTCCAGTCGTTTCAATTGCTAGGGCATTTGAGCGCGTTGGAAAACGTCATGCTGCCGCTGGAATTGCGTGGCGATAAGGATGCCCGAGAAAAGGCAGAGGCCAAGCTGGAGCGGGTCGGCCTGGCAACGCGCTTGCGCCATTACCCGAAATATCTGTCGGGCGGCGAGCAGCAGCGAGTGGCATTGGCCCGTGCCTTCGTGACGGAACCACCATTGTTGTTTGCCGATGAGCCGACCGGTAGCCTGGACGCCGCCACCGGCGATGCAGTGATTCAGTTGATGTTCGATTTGAACCAGGAGCGCGGCTCGACCTTGATCCTGGTGACGCATGACACTTCAATCGCCATGCAATGTCGACAGACGATTACCATCGCTGCGGGGCGCTTGCTGCGACCGGGCGATACCGGTGCGGCGGATCCGCAAATATTTCAACAAGCTGGTTGA
- a CDS encoding LysR family transcriptional regulator — protein sequence MDRLQSMRVFAKVVEQGSFVAAAHALDMSNAVVTRLVADLENHLGIRLLHRSTRRMALTEPGQVYLERVRQILDEIDEAEAAASVLSSNPAGTLHIYSQIGFGQTQLARLLPLYSKQYPDVQLDVTLSDRTVDLIEEGFDVGVFSVNQKFDASMVARQLGIAEVLLCASPAYIAQHGVPQVPEDLAQHSCLNFSLEHLRHHWTFQSADGTSIVPITSKVMSNNTDLLRHCLLAGMGIAMRSSYTLGDDVVAGRLVRVLPDYQINKVAVSLVYPSRRLLSAKVRSFVDFMMMQFPHPDCDPWLAS from the coding sequence ATGGATCGTCTGCAATCCATGCGGGTTTTTGCCAAAGTGGTAGAACAGGGTAGCTTCGTTGCAGCCGCCCATGCATTAGACATGTCGAATGCAGTGGTCACCCGGCTGGTGGCCGATCTGGAGAACCATCTGGGCATTCGTCTGTTACACCGTTCTACCCGTCGCATGGCCTTGACCGAGCCGGGGCAGGTCTATCTCGAGCGGGTGCGCCAGATACTGGACGAAATCGACGAGGCCGAGGCGGCGGCTTCGGTGTTGTCGAGCAATCCCGCCGGCACGCTGCATATCTATTCTCAGATTGGCTTTGGTCAAACGCAGCTGGCGCGTTTGCTGCCCTTGTATTCGAAGCAGTATCCGGATGTCCAACTCGATGTGACATTGTCGGATCGCACGGTCGACTTGATCGAAGAAGGCTTTGATGTAGGCGTTTTTTCAGTCAACCAGAAGTTCGATGCCAGCATGGTTGCGCGCCAGCTTGGCATTGCGGAGGTGCTGTTGTGCGCTTCGCCGGCTTATATCGCGCAGCATGGCGTGCCACAGGTGCCGGAAGATCTGGCGCAGCACTCCTGCCTGAATTTTTCACTGGAACATTTGCGTCATCACTGGACTTTCCAGTCGGCCGATGGCACCTCGATCGTGCCGATAACCAGCAAGGTGATGTCGAATAATACCGACTTGCTGCGTCATTGCCTGCTGGCCGGCATGGGGATCGCGATGCGCAGTTCGTATACGCTCGGCGATGACGTAGTGGCCGGGCGTTTGGTGCGTGTGTTGCCGGACTACCAGATCAACAAGGTCGCGGTCAGCCTAGTGTACCCGAGCCGACGTCTATTATCGGCCAAGGTGCGCAGTTTTGTCGATTTCATGATGATGCAATTTCCTCATCCTGATTGCGATCCCTGGCTGGCGTCCTGA
- a CDS encoding thioredoxin family protein → MLILTLDNDNRHELTDILAADGWIVACLCAAWCGSCREYFANFTALAQRHPQVQFAWIDIEDQADLIGDLDVDNFPTLLIQRGDVVTFLGPVEMDLRLAERVLQAQMTKSPDELLAEAHGSVERRHWQQDGNLLRRLKDIRP, encoded by the coding sequence ATGCTGATCCTTACTCTCGACAACGATAATCGCCACGAACTGACCGACATCCTGGCCGCCGACGGCTGGATTGTGGCTTGCCTCTGCGCGGCTTGGTGCGGCAGTTGTCGCGAATATTTCGCGAACTTCACAGCGCTCGCACAACGTCACCCGCAAGTACAGTTTGCCTGGATCGACATCGAAGATCAGGCTGACCTGATCGGCGACCTGGATGTCGACAACTTCCCGACTCTTTTGATTCAGCGTGGCGACGTGGTGACCTTCCTTGGCCCGGTTGAAATGGATCTGCGCCTGGCGGAGAGAGTCCTGCAGGCGCAGATGACAAAAAGCCCCGATGAACTGCTGGCCGAAGCGCATGGCAGCGTCGAGCGACGCCATTGGCAACAGGACGGCAACCTGTTGCGACGCTTGAAAGATATCCGCCCCTGA